One segment of Solanum stenotomum isolate F172 chromosome 1, ASM1918654v1, whole genome shotgun sequence DNA contains the following:
- the LOC125859373 gene encoding uncharacterized protein LOC125859373, translating into MKSPAMTGQTGSSTVHRRQPLLRTETTTPTTTMNHCETFRKRKGEVAGRTAAECATVCCCLPCAMMHFLILAVYKVPTGLCRKMLRKNKQKRLLNNSNNKKNESKCCQVTAAGDGKESENVNTVGGNGGGKPASAESETEMWGRFYEGMLRKNKQKRLLNNSNNKKNESKCCQVTAAGDGKESENVNAVGGNGGGKPASAESETEMWGRFYEGGFWRNSSQKKEE; encoded by the exons ATGAAATCGCCGGCGATGACAGGGCAAACAGGGTCATCGACGGTGCACCGTCGACAACCGTTGTTACGAACAGAAACTACGACGCCGACAACGACGATGAATCACTGCGAAACTTTTCGTAAACGGAAAGGCGAAGTGGCCGGAAGAACGGCGGCGGAATGCGCGACGGTGTGCTGTTGTCTTCCGTGTGCGATGATGCATTTTCTCATACTGGCGGTGTATAAAGTTCCGACGGGATTGTGCCGGAAAATGTTGAGGAAAAATAAACAGAAAAGGCTTTTGAATAATAGCAATAATAAGAAGAATGAATCCAAATGCTGCCAAGTTACCGCTGCCGGCGACGGGAAAGAGTCGGAAAATGTCAATACCGTCGGCGGCAACGGCGGCGGAAAGCCAGCGTCGGCGGAATCGGAAACGGAGATGTGGGGTCGGTTTTATGAAG GNATGTTGAGGAAAAATAAACAGAAAAGGCTTTTGAATAATAGCAATAATAAGAAGAATGAATCCAAATGCTGCCAAGTTACCGCTGCCGGCGACGGGAAAGAGTCGGAAAATGTCAATGCCGTCGGCGGCAACGGCGGCGGAAAGCCAGCGTCGGCGGAATCGGAAACGGAGATGTGGGGTCGGTTTTATGAAGGTGGATTTTGGAGAAACTCATCacagaaaaaagaagaataa
- the LOC125870366 gene encoding protein CHLORORESPIRATORY REDUCTION 42, chloroplastic, giving the protein MALVSFTSIPKCQSSSRFSYGSTQLPLNLITKCELNTNGGSQKLEIGSPIIVIESPKLLKTAASVPCLRPNVGLVKPGDVGRIVSRKPMDVWAVRLSIGTYLIDRKYFKPLELEE; this is encoded by the exons ATGGCACTAGTTTCTTTCACCTCAATTCCCAAATGCCAAAGTTCATCAAGATTTAGCTATGGTTCAACACAATTACCCCTCAATTTAATCACCAAATGTGAGTTAAACACAAATGGAGGCTCACAAAAACTTGAAATTGGGTCACCAATTATAGTAATTGAGTCTCCTAAGTTGCTCAAAACTGCAGCCTCTGTGCCTTGTCTTAGACCCAATGTCGGCTTGGTCAAACCTGGCGACGTTGGCAG GATAGTGTCAAGGAAGCCTATGGACGTGTGGGCAGTTCGTCTCAGCATTGGCACTTATCTTATTGACAGAAAATACTTTAAGCCCTTAGAGCTAGAGGAGTGA